The Caldivirga sp. DNA window AGTCCATTAATGGGTATTGGGTCATATGGCTTACTTAAACTTTCAATACCTGGCCCCAGTAACTCAGTATTATAGATCACATTCTTAATTAGCGTGAAGTATATGTCGCTTTCATTCATCCAGCTACCTGGCGCTGGACTCGTTGAACCTGAGTAACCGATTAAGTAACCGTTACCATACCTTCTCGACCATACTACAGCCTTAACGTCATTCGGCTTATAATCCAGTAATACGTGCACTGTTATTGAGGGGTCATTTATAAGTCTAAATGACCTACCAACACTATAAACCCCAGTTAAATTAACTAGGTTAGTCTTGAATATTACCCTAGATATTCCAGTAACCTCCTCAGTAATCCCTAAGGCATCCTTAAACATTGATGAGTCACCATCAATATCCATTGGTATTGATGAAACTATTGCGACGCCCCCACTCCTAACCCAGTCAAGTATCTTAATCAACGTGTGCTCACTGGTTCTCAATGGGAATTGAATTATGAGGAACCTGTAGTTGCTTAACGCATCATTAATCAGGTATTCGTCAACCAGGTCAAAATCAACAATACTCCTTACATAGTCAAGGCTAAGTATATTAGATTCACTGAACCACCAACCATCAAGCACCCTGGCTAATTGAGAGTAGGCTACGGCAACCTTAACCACTGGTTTATAATCATACCCAATTAAACTCCTATTACTGGTAAGTCTCATGTAGGCTGGTTTAGGTGATACTGATTCCGAAGTGAAGTTAATTAAATTACCTAAATACTCATGAAACGCATGAGCACCACCAGAAATCGCGTTAAACAATCTACCAACAATACCCCTCTCAGTAACGACTGCTGCTGGCTCAGTGGAGTAGTAGGTGCCGTATATTCTTGATGCTGCTGATACTGTCCTAGTTATTAGGAAGTTGTGAATAAAGCTACTAGCCTCGTTAGTTATCCTAACACCAACACCATGCTTAGAAGCGATCTTAACCTGCTCACTGAATAATGAGGCATGTTCAGGTTCATCAACCCCACCAGTCACTAGATAAATGTCAATGCCCTTAATTATTGATGATGCGGTTTTAAGCCACCAATCAGCCCACTTCGACATTGAATCCTTATACCACAGCCAGAAGTCTAATGCAGCTCTCCTTGATGGCGCACTTAATGGTGTAAACGGCTTAACCTCATCTAACGTAGAGTACCTAGTTCCCCAAGCCTCATTAAGCCTATTAATTGAATCATACTTATAAAGCATACTCCTCCTAAAATCAGCCACCGCATAGGGATCACCTGCCCAATAACCCCTATGCCCATGATACTCACCAGGCCAATTACCTATAACTGTTTGTATTGCCTCACCATAATCACCAGATATTCCCACCAATATTGATTCAATATTACTCATTTTGCTTGAGTAATGATTATTGAAGGCGTTAAGGAAACTAGTAATAATATCCTTAAGGTTAGGGTTCCATATTGATTGATTACCGCTTGGTAAACCATGCTCAAGACAAACACTTGTAACAGACTTGTCAGAATTACGGAACCAGTCTGGTGTACTGTACCATGGCCCAATCACTATGAATGGAACCCACCTAATGCCGTACTTCTCCATTAATTCTAAGTCAGAGTCAAAGAGATCAAAAACGTACTTGCCCTCATTAACCTCAACATCCCTCCAAAGAACATATGTTTCAAGGCTAGTAACACCAGCATCCTTAAGCAACCTAAGCAATTCACCAGCATTGGCATGTTTACTAAACCCCTTCTCAATACCCACAACTACGTGCTTAACCACATTACGTTAAGCTCATGTAGTCTTTAAAACTTTAACAAGCACCAATACCCTCAAGCATTCATCAGTAATGCACCATAAATAGGTTCAAGTAATTAAATTAACTATAAGAAAATAATCATTCAAATAGGCGTGCTAAGGCATTGTGTTCACGAATCCTAGTTACCTCCCTTAAAGCCAACTTACGTACAATACTCCTCAACTCCTGGGTTAAAGTAGCCTTACTAACCCCAAGTACCTTAGCTAACTCACTTAGGCTAATGTCCTTAGGCCAATTGAAGTAGCCTAATTCATAAGCCTTCTCAAGCACCTCCACCTCCCTACTCGTTAAGGCTACTTTACGCACCCTAGATGCAGCATCATTAGTGTTAAACCACTTAAACGACTTAACATCAGCCCTCTCCTTAAGCTCATCAAGTAGGTCACTTGGCCTCATGCTGGTTAAGATTAACCAATGCTCCATACCATCATACATGCGCTCATCATACTTATAAGAGTCACTGAGTACCACAAGCTCAGTAATACTACCCTTAAAGTTAGTGAAGAGGTTCACTAAGGCTATTGACCTACCCTTAAACGAGTAGGAATCAATAATCTCAAGATTCCTGATATTGTGGAAGAGCCTAACATTATTAAGAAACTCCTTAAGTGACTTAGCATTACTTGAACTAACCCTAACCATCGCAATAATCCTATCCCTACCAGGTACTGGAGTTGAGGAGATAACATGAACATCAATTCCACTAAACCCACTAGTCAAGGTGGACCAATCATCATGAACCAAAGACACGCTAAAAACACTCCAAACCATTATAAGTTAAAGTTTATTCAGAATTATAAAGTTTATTCAGAGAAACCAAACATGTTCGGCATAAGGAATAAATAAAAGCAAATACTAACTAATTCTATGAACGCTAAATCATACATCCTACTAGCAGTAGCGGTAGTAATGATAATGTTAACTGTATATAGCGTGGATGTAGCCTATGCTCAATATTCGATTTCTCCCATTACTTATGAGGGTAAGTATGAGTGGGTTGTCGCTGCTCAAACACCCATTATTTATGCTCCA harbors:
- a CDS encoding beta-galactosidase, translating into MVKHVVVGIEKGFSKHANAGELLRLLKDAGVTSLETYVLWRDVEVNEGKYVFDLFDSDLELMEKYGIRWVPFIVIGPWYSTPDWFRNSDKSVTSVCLEHGLPSGNQSIWNPNLKDIITSFLNAFNNHYSSKMSNIESILVGISGDYGEAIQTVIGNWPGEYHGHRGYWAGDPYAVADFRRSMLYKYDSINRLNEAWGTRYSTLDEVKPFTPLSAPSRRAALDFWLWYKDSMSKWADWWLKTASSIIKGIDIYLVTGGVDEPEHASLFSEQVKIASKHGVGVRITNEASSFIHNFLITRTVSAASRIYGTYYSTEPAAVVTERGIVGRLFNAISGGAHAFHEYLGNLINFTSESVSPKPAYMRLTSNRSLIGYDYKPVVKVAVAYSQLARVLDGWWFSESNILSLDYVRSIVDFDLVDEYLINDALSNYRFLIIQFPLRTSEHTLIKILDWVRSGGVAIVSSIPMDIDGDSSMFKDALGITEEVTGISRVIFKTNLVNLTGVYSVGRSFRLINDPSITVHVLLDYKPNDVKAVVWSRRYGNGYLIGYSGSTSPAPGSWMNESDIYFTLIKNVIYNTELLGPGIESLSKPYDPIPINGLYPTILNDGTLLIYNSTDLEKEINISGTPLKVQPNSIIKIPRVKLNFNNY
- a CDS encoding helix-turn-helix domain-containing protein → MVWSVFSVSLVHDDWSTLTSGFSGIDVHVISSTPVPGRDRIIAMVRVSSSNAKSLKEFLNNVRLFHNIRNLEIIDSYSFKGRSIALVNLFTNFKGSITELVVLSDSYKYDERMYDGMEHWLILTSMRPSDLLDELKERADVKSFKWFNTNDAASRVRKVALTSREVEVLEKAYELGYFNWPKDISLSELAKVLGVSKATLTQELRSIVRKLALREVTRIREHNALARLFE